From Paenibacillus sp. PK3_47, the proteins below share one genomic window:
- a CDS encoding winged helix-turn-helix domain-containing protein, translating into MAPHLNDTLRKNITFAYNEALEFVVSLGMIACEGQLLAVAEDYKLEMDPMALAYHEEARTRLSPHAYRELQFFFGYNFFHKALDFAFYESVCSYAEPLSVEMWLARLEESPAEKTVSEMVYGVYHDHLDELLQGHDWEVAKHDIPLLAGLVRNTEPLQEVAAAQEPLLECLNYPEECKLRYMQFLRQFHKDIFSHWSDALRNESEQGRVYYEPLFQDNPERFIREINTNDPAQYDIPTTFHISFMSQVGNYFLHLYKDTGELGWVVFGIHNEQAFGPPAAREKVELFLKAFSDKRRLDFLLLLKKRPHYGQEIAAALGITPAAVNYHANFLFFLGLIELKREDHRLYYHLHTDKLEELLSLTSKVMLDEGY; encoded by the coding sequence ATGGCACCACACTTAAACGATACCCTGCGAAAAAACATTACTTTTGCCTACAATGAAGCTCTGGAATTTGTCGTGTCCCTCGGCATGATTGCCTGTGAAGGGCAGCTGCTGGCGGTAGCGGAGGATTACAAGCTGGAGATGGACCCTATGGCTCTGGCCTACCATGAAGAAGCACGCACACGCCTGTCGCCGCATGCCTACCGTGAGCTTCAGTTCTTTTTTGGCTATAACTTTTTCCACAAAGCGCTGGATTTCGCCTTTTATGAATCGGTCTGTTCTTATGCTGAACCGCTGAGCGTGGAGATGTGGCTGGCCCGGCTGGAGGAAAGTCCTGCAGAAAAGACCGTGTCCGAAATGGTGTACGGGGTGTATCACGATCATCTGGATGAGCTGCTGCAGGGGCATGACTGGGAGGTTGCCAAACATGATATCCCGCTCCTCGCCGGGCTTGTAAGAAATACCGAGCCTCTGCAGGAGGTCGCTGCCGCGCAAGAGCCGCTGCTGGAATGCCTGAATTACCCGGAAGAATGCAAGCTGCGGTATATGCAGTTTCTGCGGCAGTTCCACAAGGATATATTCTCCCACTGGAGCGACGCGCTGCGTAACGAATCTGAGCAAGGCAGAGTCTACTATGAGCCGCTGTTCCAGGACAACCCGGAACGGTTCATCCGTGAGATCAACACCAATGATCCTGCCCAGTATGATATCCCCACCACTTTTCACATCAGCTTCATGTCACAGGTCGGCAATTACTTTCTTCATCTGTACAAAGATACCGGGGAGCTCGGCTGGGTTGTGTTTGGGATACATAATGAGCAGGCTTTTGGGCCTCCGGCTGCCCGGGAGAAGGTAGAACTGTTTTTGAAAGCCTTTTCCGATAAAAGAAGACTGGACTTTCTCCTCCTGCTCAAAAAACGTCCGCATTACGGACAGGAGATTGCAGCCGCACTTGGCATTACCCCGGCAGCAGTTAATTACCATGCCAACTTCCTGTTCTTCCTGGGCCTGATTGAGCTCAAACGGGAGGATCACCGGCTGTATTACCATCTTCACACAGACAAACTGGAGGAGCTGCTCTCCCTGACGTCCAAAGTGATGCTGGATGAGGGATATTAG
- a CDS encoding carbohydrate binding domain-containing protein, producing MYRNKFIGFGVQLFSLCILVIIMYPNEIQASSNSNNLISNPGFENQAGNEKVAVDWERQGSGIFEVIQTPVSEGLRAQKITVSNLPEGQIAAVKQNFTVTPGEPFSLSGRFYIESISNAKVQLYADFYKEDAYLSSTIFELPSHSTGQYITLGGNAQVPNDATSVAIHCLIRSTSTNGSGSFIADSVRFIYTNDTNLIANADFETSTTPLSKSDDWDYTTSYNPVFDSITSPTMSGNRAQKITGSSLPNNQYVGILQKIKVEPGEHFQVNGAISINSLINAKAQLYIDFMTPTGYSGASIIEHHTVTNGEYITLSSTGLIPNDTTYAVVYVLIRSTSNNGSGTVFVDSLDFKYSEEANNINNGNFESQGSSVLAKGWIPSFGNGSYKTQLFRDEKKNHVQKIEASNISADAAVGVSQILKVIPNQKYTISGRIKIDNLSNAKVQLYADFMSQGSYLGANIVELPSTTYGGYTTVSNTGTVPRNAETVRLYALIRATNNNGAAVIYIDDMIFSYNSNLLSNSDFEVSNIGTEEPKNWTVIQQQGSESEIQLVEDIPVTYNTVSQYSQAGRLTSMKFMHNGQPFNTLFKYDLNGNQIKKINIKSALNNQQVLNGKKSQKVAAQWIPNNEYVGVSQSLRVLPNKTYTIAGNINASMLYQAKVQMYIDFYSANGSYIANSIKELNEVTNGFKLLTNQGTIPPSAVSATVYFLIRSTGEDGAGMFFLDSVSFSYN from the coding sequence ATGTACCGTAATAAATTCATTGGATTTGGTGTTCAATTATTTTCCCTCTGTATATTAGTAATTATCATGTATCCAAATGAAATCCAGGCAAGCTCAAACTCTAATAATTTGATCTCAAATCCCGGATTTGAAAATCAAGCGGGCAATGAGAAAGTAGCTGTTGATTGGGAGCGACAGGGATCAGGGATATTTGAGGTTATACAGACTCCTGTTTCGGAAGGTCTGCGAGCACAAAAAATTACTGTTAGTAACCTACCTGAAGGACAAATAGCTGCGGTCAAACAAAATTTTACTGTAACACCTGGAGAACCATTTTCATTAAGCGGAAGATTTTATATTGAGAGTATTTCGAATGCCAAAGTTCAGTTATATGCCGACTTTTATAAAGAGGACGCTTATCTAAGCTCTACTATCTTCGAATTACCCAGTCATTCAACCGGGCAATACATAACCTTGGGCGGAAATGCACAGGTGCCTAATGATGCAACATCGGTAGCTATTCACTGTTTAATTCGTTCAACCTCAACAAATGGATCAGGATCTTTTATTGCTGATAGTGTGAGATTCATCTATACAAATGATACAAATTTAATTGCCAATGCTGATTTTGAAACTTCCACCACTCCTCTATCAAAATCAGATGACTGGGATTATACAACTTCTTATAATCCTGTTTTTGATTCGATTACTTCACCGACAATGAGCGGAAATAGAGCCCAAAAGATTACCGGGTCATCTTTACCAAATAACCAATACGTAGGAATCCTTCAAAAAATAAAAGTAGAACCAGGAGAGCACTTTCAAGTGAACGGTGCAATATCAATTAACTCTTTAATTAATGCGAAAGCTCAGTTATATATCGATTTTATGACTCCGACCGGTTATTCGGGGGCAAGTATCATTGAACACCATACTGTAACTAACGGAGAATATATTACTCTTTCGAGTACGGGTCTTATTCCAAATGATACAACATATGCAGTAGTTTATGTTTTAATTCGAAGTACAAGCAACAATGGATCTGGAACTGTATTCGTTGACTCACTTGATTTTAAATATAGTGAAGAAGCGAATAACATAAATAACGGGAATTTCGAGTCTCAAGGATCCTCAGTCTTAGCTAAAGGCTGGATTCCAAGCTTCGGTAATGGGTCTTATAAAACTCAATTATTTAGAGATGAAAAGAAAAATCATGTGCAAAAAATAGAAGCATCCAATATTTCTGCAGATGCTGCAGTGGGAGTCAGTCAAATTTTGAAAGTTATACCTAACCAAAAATACACAATAAGCGGAAGGATTAAAATAGATAATTTAAGTAATGCCAAGGTTCAACTATACGCTGATTTTATGTCACAGGGCTCCTATCTGGGTGCCAATATTGTTGAATTACCAAGTACAACATACGGCGGATATACGACGGTTTCAAACACTGGTACGGTTCCCCGCAACGCTGAAACCGTTCGTCTATATGCGCTTATTCGAGCAACAAATAACAATGGGGCTGCAGTAATTTATATTGATGATATGATTTTTAGCTATAACTCTAACCTGCTCAGTAATTCGGATTTTGAAGTAAGTAATATTGGGACAGAAGAGCCCAAAAATTGGACTGTCATTCAGCAGCAGGGATCGGAGAGTGAGATTCAACTAGTTGAAGATATTCCTGTCACGTACAACACAGTGAGTCAATATTCCCAAGCTGGACGATTGACCAGTATGAAGTTCATGCATAATGGACAGCCTTTTAACACTTTATTCAAGTACGATTTAAATGGGAATCAGATTAAAAAAATTAATATTAAGTCTGCATTAAACAATCAGCAAGTCTTGAATGGAAAGAAGTCACAGAAGGTAGCTGCTCAATGGATTCCTAATAATGAGTATGTGGGAGTTTCACAATCTCTTCGCGTTCTCCCAAACAAAACATATACTATCGCTGGAAATATTAATGCCAGTATGCTCTATCAAGCAAAAGTACAAATGTACATTGATTTTTATTCGGCTAATGGCTCTTATATAGCAAATAGTATAAAAGAGTTAAATGAAGTTACTAATGGATTTAAGTTACTCACCAATCAAGGTACTATACCGCCGAGTGCTGTATCTGCTACTGTATATTTTCTTATAAGATCGACCGGTGAAGACGGGGCGGGAATGTTTTTTCTAGACTCAGTCTCTTTCAGTTACAACTAG
- a CDS encoding DinB family protein, whose product MFHTKDVLANQLLANANDASWYVPFTEAVQGLSEEEANWKADGESNSIAEIVNHLLYWNKTWQTRFLQGSIDAVPKVESNDSTFRAASAKPFHELQQLLLEVLLTWQDVLTEEKLQNSIPRLEGSRWWEAVGNVTTHNAYHIGQIVFIRKLRGSYI is encoded by the coding sequence TTGTTCCACACAAAAGATGTTTTGGCTAACCAACTGTTAGCAAATGCGAATGATGCCAGCTGGTATGTTCCCTTTACTGAAGCTGTGCAGGGCTTGAGTGAGGAAGAAGCGAATTGGAAGGCGGATGGGGAGAGTAACTCCATCGCTGAGATTGTGAATCATCTGCTCTACTGGAATAAGACTTGGCAGACACGGTTTTTGCAGGGCAGTATAGATGCTGTTCCCAAGGTGGAGAGTAATGACAGCACGTTCCGGGCAGCTTCGGCGAAGCCGTTCCATGAACTGCAGCAGCTGCTGCTGGAGGTGTTGTTAACGTGGCAGGATGTGCTTACGGAAGAGAAACTGCAGAATAGCATTCCAAGGCTTGAAGGCAGCCGGTGGTGGGAGGCCGTGGGGAATGTAACGACACATAATGCGTATCATATCGGGCAGATTGTGTTCATCCGGAAGCTGCGGGGGAGTTACATATGA
- a CDS encoding ABC transporter ATP-binding protein, whose amino-acid sequence MKRSAQQEDAATASVIPSSGTFMRLLKLGKPYIDWYVMLCLLAAVISLTTVGMAECLRRIINAATNQDMTGLAAAAVLAITIAVADVAASFVKNYLTGVLEYKSTSRLQIALLDKLLHSQIKELDRYHSADLISRINDSAPAAQQGINNKTIELFSNVMQILFLLTYLLSLQYVLTIGTILICALVPLVMIPFTARMRALHQQRQEVETAQQMFIQDTVQGAEVVRAFSLAPQLNRKFTERVNQFFKIHLPVSRLEAVGYNLPFAVVLGGLLYLLSYGGYLVIDGRLDVGAVAAFLICFEQLTNPVSKLANLWTELQSSLAQGNRLFEMLDLKTEDERQAGDTQDLRHVEQSGLSVLTITFNNVSFNYNRDPVLQNICLTIAPGKVTALAGPSGSGKSTLLHLLLGEYEPAEGSIECGGVPLSSIPPRLWRGSLAYVSQEPYLFSGTLYENIAWGRSGATHEEVIKAAQKAGIHEFIMSTPLQYETAIGERGLTLSGGERQRLSIARAFIREPRLLLLDEPTAALDSHNEQIVQHALQELMRDRTTMVIAHRLSTIREADQIYFMEAGTVMEEGTHEKLMAMEGKYYTMVEASAKSEVIPAAAGEVSL is encoded by the coding sequence GTGAAAAGATCAGCACAGCAGGAAGACGCGGCAACAGCCAGCGTTATTCCGTCTTCCGGCACGTTCATGCGTTTACTGAAGCTTGGCAAGCCTTATATCGACTGGTATGTGATGCTCTGTCTGCTCGCTGCAGTCATTTCACTGACTACGGTAGGTATGGCGGAATGTCTGCGGCGGATCATTAATGCGGCAACCAATCAGGATATGACCGGCCTTGCAGCGGCAGCTGTACTTGCCATAACGATCGCAGTGGCCGATGTAGCGGCCAGCTTTGTGAAGAACTATTTAACGGGTGTTCTGGAGTACAAATCGACTTCGAGATTGCAGATTGCACTGCTGGATAAGCTGCTGCATTCGCAGATTAAAGAGCTGGACCGCTATCACTCCGCCGATCTGATCAGCCGGATCAATGACTCCGCGCCTGCCGCCCAGCAGGGCATCAACAACAAAACAATCGAGCTCTTCAGCAATGTGATGCAAATATTGTTCCTGCTCACCTATCTCCTGTCGCTTCAATATGTCTTAACCATCGGTACGATTCTAATCTGCGCCCTCGTCCCTCTCGTCATGATTCCCTTCACTGCCCGCATGCGCGCGCTCCATCAGCAAAGACAGGAGGTTGAAACCGCCCAGCAGATGTTTATTCAGGATACGGTGCAGGGAGCCGAGGTCGTCCGCGCTTTCTCGCTGGCCCCTCAGCTGAACCGGAAATTCACTGAACGGGTGAACCAATTCTTCAAAATCCATCTTCCGGTCTCCCGGCTTGAAGCCGTGGGCTATAATCTGCCGTTCGCTGTCGTGCTCGGAGGATTGCTGTATCTGCTCTCCTACGGCGGGTATCTCGTTATTGATGGCCGGCTGGATGTGGGAGCTGTAGCAGCCTTTCTGATCTGTTTTGAACAGTTAACGAATCCGGTCTCGAAGCTGGCTAATCTTTGGACAGAACTCCAGTCCTCCCTGGCCCAGGGGAACCGGCTGTTCGAAATGCTCGACCTGAAGACGGAAGATGAAAGACAGGCTGGGGACACCCAGGACCTGAGACATGTTGAGCAGAGCGGGCTATCAGTGTTGACTATTACTTTTAACAACGTAAGTTTTAACTACAATAGGGATCCTGTCTTACAAAATATCTGCCTCACTATCGCCCCCGGCAAAGTCACGGCACTCGCCGGCCCCAGCGGCAGCGGCAAAAGCACGCTCCTGCATCTCCTGCTTGGAGAATATGAACCGGCGGAAGGCAGCATTGAATGCGGCGGCGTTCCGTTAAGCAGCATCCCTCCCCGGCTGTGGCGGGGCAGCTTGGCTTATGTATCCCAGGAGCCCTATCTCTTCTCGGGAACGCTATATGAGAATATCGCCTGGGGCAGATCCGGGGCCACCCATGAAGAAGTGATCAAGGCAGCACAAAAAGCCGGTATCCACGAATTCATCATGAGCACACCGCTGCAGTATGAGACCGCTATCGGTGAACGGGGCCTTACCTTGTCCGGAGGAGAGCGGCAGCGGTTGTCCATCGCCAGAGCTTTTATCCGGGAACCAAGGCTCCTGCTGCTGGACGAACCAACGGCCGCACTCGACAGCCACAACGAGCAGATTGTGCAGCATGCGCTGCAGGAGCTGATGCGCGACCGCACAACGATGGTCATTGCCCACAGATTATCGACGATCCGGGAGGCGGATCAGATATATTTTATGGAAGCGGGAACGGTTATGGAAGAAGGCACACATGAGAAACTCATGGCCATGGAGGGCAAATATTACACAATGGTTGAAGCCTCTGCCAAAAGTGAAGTTATACCAGCAGCAGCCGGGGAGGTAAGTCTATGA
- a CDS encoding ABC transporter ATP-binding protein has protein sequence MNAKSQSRLTLLAALRRLMTYSRGYRFMFIAAILLLSARLVLDVGFAAVQQMFIDTINSANMASLTRLTVICATACTLIILCLMLQHYFRFVVQSRISWDLRAAMFDKTHRMPFRQLQSMHSGDLTSRNNKDAGAASGMINSIVYDLNYNLILCFVSFLYLAKMDVWIALLALGSGPLVFLSGRFFDRRLRKLSSEIYAKESELRGLLQETLQGLKIVRAFSLEETLLRKYTVERGKLNVMQHRRTLLNTLLWHTSALVNNLVMVSCAALIALSALKGGTTAGEVLAFIILMGRVQWPFVHMSQTWGGVQEALGAADRVFEVLDGPAEGSYPTPVIPLHASDSSDESAALTVQDLHYSYSSAQNNGSPLFTGVNLRVRHGETVAVVGPSGSGKTTLARLCCGLYPPDDGSIAIYGNHVQNNLEKARRLITYVPQNPYLFSGTVRDNIAFSASEASDEEIQEAARLAGADEFIARMPDGYDTVIGEHGSTLSGGQRQRIAIARAFLRNAPLLLLDEATSALDNESERMIQQSLDLLMQNRTTLVIAHRLSTVREASRIIVLDQGRIVEEGTHEELLAQKGLYSELYHIQFKASDAESGERKECSATQPA, from the coding sequence ATGAACGCCAAAAGTCAAAGCCGTCTGACACTGCTGGCTGCCCTGCGCCGGCTAATGACTTATTCCCGGGGTTACCGGTTCATGTTCATTGCGGCCATCCTTCTACTCTCTGCCAGGCTGGTGTTGGATGTCGGTTTTGCAGCGGTTCAGCAGATGTTCATCGATACCATTAACAGCGCCAATATGGCATCACTTACACGTTTGACGGTTATTTGTGCTACTGCCTGTACGCTGATTATCCTCTGTCTCATGCTGCAGCATTATTTCCGCTTTGTGGTGCAGAGCAGGATATCCTGGGATCTGCGCGCGGCAATGTTTGACAAGACTCACCGCATGCCCTTCCGCCAGCTGCAGTCCATGCATTCCGGAGATTTGACCTCACGCAACAACAAGGATGCGGGCGCAGCCTCCGGCATGATTAACAGCATTGTATATGATTTGAATTACAATCTGATTCTGTGTTTCGTTTCATTTCTCTATCTGGCCAAAATGGATGTCTGGATCGCACTGCTCGCCCTTGGCTCAGGTCCTCTCGTGTTTCTCTCCGGCCGGTTCTTTGACCGCAGATTGCGTAAATTATCTTCTGAAATCTATGCCAAAGAGTCGGAGCTCCGGGGCCTTCTCCAGGAGACGCTTCAGGGCCTGAAGATTGTGCGGGCCTTCTCTCTGGAAGAGACACTTCTCCGGAAATACACGGTGGAACGCGGGAAGCTTAATGTCATGCAGCACCGTAGAACACTCTTGAATACGCTGCTGTGGCACACCTCTGCGCTTGTGAACAATCTGGTAATGGTATCTTGTGCCGCTCTGATTGCCTTGTCTGCGCTAAAAGGCGGCACAACCGCCGGAGAAGTGCTTGCTTTTATCATTCTGATGGGGCGTGTCCAGTGGCCCTTTGTGCATATGTCCCAGACTTGGGGCGGGGTCCAGGAGGCGCTGGGGGCAGCAGACCGTGTATTTGAGGTATTGGATGGTCCTGCCGAGGGCTCGTATCCGACCCCGGTCATACCGCTCCATGCTTCTGACAGCTCAGACGAATCTGCCGCACTAACGGTACAGGACCTTCATTACAGCTATTCTTCTGCACAAAATAACGGCAGCCCGCTGTTCACCGGCGTGAACCTCCGGGTCCGTCATGGCGAAACTGTCGCTGTGGTCGGTCCAAGCGGCTCCGGCAAAACAACACTTGCCCGCTTATGCTGCGGATTATATCCGCCTGATGACGGCAGTATTGCCATTTACGGTAACCATGTTCAGAACAATCTCGAAAAAGCCCGGAGGCTGATCACCTATGTCCCCCAGAATCCCTATCTGTTCTCAGGAACAGTCAGAGACAATATTGCCTTCAGCGCAAGTGAAGCAAGCGACGAAGAAATTCAGGAAGCTGCCCGTCTGGCCGGCGCCGATGAATTTATTGCGCGAATGCCGGACGGTTATGACACGGTCATAGGTGAACATGGTTCAACCTTATCCGGCGGGCAGCGGCAGCGGATCGCGATTGCCCGGGCTTTTCTAAGGAATGCACCACTCCTGCTGCTGGATGAAGCCACGTCTGCACTCGATAATGAATCGGAGCGGATGATCCAGCAGTCGCTTGATTTGCTGATGCAGAACCGGACCACGCTGGTCATCGCCCACCGGTTGTCCACGGTGCGTGAAGCTTCCAGAATTATTGTGCTGGATCAGGGAAGGATTGTGGAGGAAGGCACTCATGAGGAATTATTGGCGCAGAAAGGGCTTTACTCTGAACTGTATCATATACAATTCAAGGCATCTGATGCGGAAAGCGGTGAACGGAAAGAGTGCTCGGCTACACAGCCTGCTTGA